One window from the genome of Hippopotamus amphibius kiboko isolate mHipAmp2 chromosome 13, mHipAmp2.hap2, whole genome shotgun sequence encodes:
- the LOC130835320 gene encoding histone-binding protein RBBP4-like has translation MADKEAAFDDAVEEHVINEEYKIWKKNTPFLYDLVMTHALEWPSLTAQWLPDVTRPEGKDFSIHRLVLGTHTSDEQNHLVIASVQLPNDDAQFDASHYDSEKGEFGGFGSVSGKIEIEIKINHEGEVNRARYMPQNPCIIATKTPSSDVLVFDYTKHPSKPDPSGECNPDLRLRGHQKEGCGLSWNPNLSGHLLSASDDHTICLWDISAVPKEGKVVDAKTIFTGHTAVVEDVSWHLLHESLFGSVADDQKLMIWDTRSNNTSKPGHSVDAHTAEVNCLSFNPYSEFILATGSADKTVALWDLRNLKLKLHSFESHKDEIFQVQWSPHNETILASSGTDRRLNVWDLSKIGEEQSPEDAEDGPPELLFIHGGHTAKISDFSWNPNEPWVICSVSEDNIMQVWQMAENIYNDEDPEGSVDPEGQGS, from the coding sequence ATGGCCGACAAGGAAGCAGCCTTTGATGACGCAGTAGAAGAACATGTAATCAACgaagaatataaaatatggaaaaagaacaCCCCTTTTCTTTACGATTTGGTGATGACCCATGCTCTGGAGTGGCCCAGCCTAACTGCACAGTGGCTTCCAGATGTAACCAGACCAGAAGGGAAAGATTTCAGTATTCATCGACTTGTCCTGGGGACACACACATCAGATGAACAAAACCACCTTGTGATAGCCAGTGTGCAGCTCCCTAACGATGATGCTCAGTTTGATGCTTCACACTACGAcagtgaaaaaggagaatttgGAGGTTTTGGCTCGGTTAGTggaaaaattgaaatagaaatcaAGATCAATCATGAAGGAGAAGTGAACAGGGCACGCTATATGCCCCAGAACCCTTGCATCATTGCAACAAAGACTCCATCCAGTGATGTTCTTGTTTTTGACTATACGAAACATCCTTCTAAACCAGACCCTTCTGGAGAGTGCAACCCAGACTTGCGTCTCCGTGGACATCAGAAGGAAGGCTGTGGGCTTTCTTGGAACCCAAATCTCAGTGGGCACTTACTTAGTGCTTCAGATGACCACACCATCTGCCTATGGGACATCAGTGCTGTTCCAAAGGAGGGGAAAGTCGTGGATGCGAAGACCATCTTTACAGGGCATACAGCAGTAGTAGAAGACGTCTCCTGGCATCTGCTCCATGAGTCTCTGTTTGGGTCAGTTGCTGATGATCAGAAACTTATGATCTGGGATACTCGTTCAAACAATACTTCCAAACCAGGCCACTCGGTTGATGCACACACTGCTGAAGTGAACTGCCTTTCTTTCAATCCTTATAGTGAGTTCATTCTTGCCACAGGATCAGCTGACAAGACTGTTGCCTTGTGGGATCTGAGAAATCTGAAACTTAAGTTGCATTCCTTTGAATCACATAAGGATGAAATATTCCAGGTTCAGTGGTCGCCTCACAATGAGACTATTTTGGCTTCCAGTGGTACTGATCGCAGACTGAATGTCTGGGATTTAAGTAAAATTGGAGAGGAACAATCCCCAGAAGATGCAGAGGATGGGCCACCAGAGTTGTTGTTTATTCATGGTGGTCACACTGCCAAGATATCTGATTTCTCCTGGAACCCCAATGAGCCTTGGGTGATTTGTTCTGTATCAGAAGACAATATCATGCAGGTTTGGCAAATGGCAGAGAACATTTATAATGACGAAGACCCTGAAGGAAGCGTGGATCCAGAAGGACAAGGATCCTAG